In one window of Anser cygnoides isolate HZ-2024a breed goose chromosome 3, Taihu_goose_T2T_genome, whole genome shotgun sequence DNA:
- the INSM1 gene encoding insulinoma-associated protein 1 isoform X1, whose translation MIGLLISRRNCAKYCCRNRCPGRHPRPSRPRSAPRTSGRCPQSPSCATCTATARTCPCTPGPQGPRPTPDAERRPGPAGPPGAPAPQRTRSPRLGTPGGGHGPGGPWRGERAWPRRGRHTKAHACRGRVGRVPRRGGAAGGSGSGAAAPPAAAARRGAADWPCPPLPGRTMAPARLKAAAAARRPRGERAPLPPGAEAASRGGAKMPRGFLVKRSRRPTPVSYRVRACREAAPLPAGGGAPPPTCPAAPPLPAPAPRESPPPVPFGTPDAAVQALYSPTRPVSRDKYLERSFSLGSPVSAESFPAPAVPSTMDPLLFAPAELKLWAAAGHAEPPAANNGPGPGAAPAAPGPAPPAPAGAPPAAAASGRPQPGKRPPGAAEPGRQKAPSGKKAKAIRKLTFEDEVTTSPVLGLRIKEGPVEAPAKARGGCARPLGEFICQLCKEEYGDPFALAQHRCSRIVRVEYRCPECDKVFSCPANLASHRRWHKPRPPAAKGGPEPGRAPAEEPPKEAGGSGSERDTPSPGGGSEAGSEEGLFECPRCAKRFRRQAYLRKHLLGHPAPAPGAGTAPVPGPALEPAAEVPPAPPPAECRLCPVCGETFPSKSSQERHLRLLHAAQVFPCKYCPATFYSSPGLTRHINKCHPSENRQVILLQVPLRPAC comes from the exons ATGATCGGTTTATTGATCTCAAGAAGGAACTGCGCCAAATACTGCTGTCGGAACAG GTGCCCGGGCCGCCACCCGCGGCCGAGCCGCCCCCGGAGCGCCCCGCGGACGAGCGGCCGCTGCCCCCAGAGCCCATCCTGCGCTACCTGCACCGCCACCGCCCGCACCTGCCCATGTACGCCCGGGCCGCAG GGTCCCCGTCCAACACCTGACGCCGAGCGGCGCCCCGGTCCCGCCgggcccccgggcgcccccgcgCCGCAGCGCACCCGGAGCCCCCGGCTcggcaccccgggggggggacacggccccgGCGGCCCCTGGCGGGGGGAGCGGGCCTGGCCCCGCCGCGGGCGGCACACAAAGGCCCACGCGTGCCGGGGGCGGGTCGGGCGTGTGCCGCGccgcgggggggcggccgggggctcggGCTCAGGTGCAGCCgctccgcccgccgccgccgcccgccgcggcgCCGCTGATTGGCCGTGCCCGCCGCTGCCGGGCCGAACAATGGCCCCGGCCCGCTTAaaggcagcggcggcggcgcgaCGGCCGAGAGGGGAGCGAGCGCCGCTGCCGCCGGGCGCGGAGGCGGCCTCCCGCGGCGGCGCGAAGATGCCCCGCGGCTTCCTGGTGAAGCGCAGCCGGCGGCCCACGCCCGTCTCGTACCGGGTGCGCGCCTGCCGCGAGGCCGCCCCACTCCCCGCCGGCGGTGGCGCCCCGCCGCCCACCTGCCCCGCTgcgccgccgctgcccgctCCGGCTCCGCGGGAATCGCCGCCGCCGGTGCCCTTCGGGACGCCCGATGCCGCCGTGCAGGCGCTGTACAGCCCGACGCGGCCCGTCAGCAGGGACAAGTACCTGGAGCGCAGCTTCAGCCTGGGCTCGCCCGTCTCGGCGGAGTCCTTCCCCGCGCCGGCCGTGCCCAGCACCATGGACCCGCTGCTCTTCGCCCCCGCCGAGCTCAAGCTCTGGGCCGCCGCCGGCCACGCCGAGCCACCCGCCGCTAAcaacggccccggccccggcgcagcccccgccgcccccggccccgcgccgcccgccccggccgggGCCCCCcctgctgccgccgcctccggccgcccccagcccggcaAGCGGCCGCCGGGCGCGGCGGAGCCCGGCAGGCAGAAGGCGCCGTCGGGCAAGAAGGCGAAGGCGATCCGCAAGCTGACCTTCGAGGACGAGGTGACCACGTCgcccgtgctggggctgcgcaTCAAGGAGGGTCCGGTGGAGGCGCCGGCCAAGGCGCGGGGCGGCTGCGCCCGGCCGCTGGGCGAGTTCATCTGCCAGCTCTGCAAGGAGGAGTACGGGGACCCCTTCGCGCTGGCGCAGCACCGCTGCTCGCGCATCGTCCGCGTGGAGTACCGCTGCCCCGAGTGCGACAAGGTCTTCTCCTGCCCTGCAAACCTCGCCTCCCATCGCCGCTGGCACAAGccgcgcccgcccgccgccaaGGGCGgccccgagccgggccgggcacCGGCGGAGGAGCCGCCGAAGGAggcgggcggcagcggcagcgAGCGGGACACGCCGAGCCCCGGTGGCGGCTCGGAGGCGGGCTCCGAGGAGGGGCTCTTCGAGTGCCCGCGCTGCGCCAAGCGGTTCCGCCGGCAGGCCTACCTGCGCAAGCACCTGCTGGGCCACCCGGCACCGGCCCCGGGAGCGGGAACGGCCCCGGTCCCCGGTCCGGCCCTCGAGCCCGCCGCCGAGGtgccgcccgcgccgccgcccgccgagTGCCGCCTGTGCCCCGTGTGCGGGGAGACCTTCCCCAGCAAGAGCAGCCAGGAGCGACACCTGCGCCTCCTGCACGCCGCCCAGGTCTTCCCCTGCAAGTACTGCCCGGCCACCTTCTACAGCTCGCCCGGCCTCACCCGGCACATCAACAAGTGCCACCCGTCGGAGAACAGGCAGGTCATCCTGCTCCAGGTGCCGCTGCGCCCCGCCTGCTAG
- the INSM1 gene encoding insulinoma-associated protein 1 isoform X2, producing the protein MKGRLQTFTATSGNLGPWPSIMIGLLISRRNCAKYCCRNRCPGRHPRPSRPRSAPRTSGRCPQSPSCATCTATARTCPCTPGPQGPRPTPDAERRPGPAGPPGAPAPQRTRSPRLGTPGGGHGPGGPWRGERAWPRRGRHTKAHACRGRVGRVPRRGGAAGGSGSGAAAPPAAAARRGAADWPCPPLPGRTMAPARLKAAAAARRPRGERAPLPPGAEAASRGGAKMPRGFLVKRSRRPTPVSYRVRACREAAPLPAGGGAPPPTCPAAPPLPAPAPRESPPPVPFGTPDAAVQALYSPTRPVSRDKYLERSFSLGSPVSAESFPAPAVPSTMDPLLFAPAELKLWAAAGHAEPPAANNGPGPGAAPAAPGPAPPAPAGAPPAAAASGRPQPGKRPPGAAEPGRQKAPSGKKAKAIRKLTFEDEVTTSPVLGLRIKEGPVEAPAKARGGCARPLGEFICQLCKEEYGDPFALAQHRCSRIVRVEYRCPECDKVFSCPANLASHRRWHKPRPPAAKGGPEPGRAPAEEPPKEAGGSGSERDTPSPGGGSEAGSEEGLFECPRCAKRFRRQAYLRKHLLGHPAPAPGAGTAPVPGPALEPAAEVPPAPPPAECRLCPVCGETFPSKSSQERHLRLLHAAQVFPCKYCPATFYSSPGLTRHINKCHPSENRQVILLQVPLRPAC; encoded by the exons ATGAAGGGCAGATTACAGACCTTTACAG CTACTTCAGGGAACCTTGGTCCATGGCCATCTATCATGATCGGTTTATTGATCTCAAGAAGGAACTGCGCCAAATACTGCTGTCGGAACAG GTGCCCGGGCCGCCACCCGCGGCCGAGCCGCCCCCGGAGCGCCCCGCGGACGAGCGGCCGCTGCCCCCAGAGCCCATCCTGCGCTACCTGCACCGCCACCGCCCGCACCTGCCCATGTACGCCCGGGCCGCAG GGTCCCCGTCCAACACCTGACGCCGAGCGGCGCCCCGGTCCCGCCgggcccccgggcgcccccgcgCCGCAGCGCACCCGGAGCCCCCGGCTcggcaccccgggggggggacacggccccgGCGGCCCCTGGCGGGGGGAGCGGGCCTGGCCCCGCCGCGGGCGGCACACAAAGGCCCACGCGTGCCGGGGGCGGGTCGGGCGTGTGCCGCGccgcgggggggcggccgggggctcggGCTCAGGTGCAGCCgctccgcccgccgccgccgcccgccgcggcgCCGCTGATTGGCCGTGCCCGCCGCTGCCGGGCCGAACAATGGCCCCGGCCCGCTTAaaggcagcggcggcggcgcgaCGGCCGAGAGGGGAGCGAGCGCCGCTGCCGCCGGGCGCGGAGGCGGCCTCCCGCGGCGGCGCGAAGATGCCCCGCGGCTTCCTGGTGAAGCGCAGCCGGCGGCCCACGCCCGTCTCGTACCGGGTGCGCGCCTGCCGCGAGGCCGCCCCACTCCCCGCCGGCGGTGGCGCCCCGCCGCCCACCTGCCCCGCTgcgccgccgctgcccgctCCGGCTCCGCGGGAATCGCCGCCGCCGGTGCCCTTCGGGACGCCCGATGCCGCCGTGCAGGCGCTGTACAGCCCGACGCGGCCCGTCAGCAGGGACAAGTACCTGGAGCGCAGCTTCAGCCTGGGCTCGCCCGTCTCGGCGGAGTCCTTCCCCGCGCCGGCCGTGCCCAGCACCATGGACCCGCTGCTCTTCGCCCCCGCCGAGCTCAAGCTCTGGGCCGCCGCCGGCCACGCCGAGCCACCCGCCGCTAAcaacggccccggccccggcgcagcccccgccgcccccggccccgcgccgcccgccccggccgggGCCCCCcctgctgccgccgcctccggccgcccccagcccggcaAGCGGCCGCCGGGCGCGGCGGAGCCCGGCAGGCAGAAGGCGCCGTCGGGCAAGAAGGCGAAGGCGATCCGCAAGCTGACCTTCGAGGACGAGGTGACCACGTCgcccgtgctggggctgcgcaTCAAGGAGGGTCCGGTGGAGGCGCCGGCCAAGGCGCGGGGCGGCTGCGCCCGGCCGCTGGGCGAGTTCATCTGCCAGCTCTGCAAGGAGGAGTACGGGGACCCCTTCGCGCTGGCGCAGCACCGCTGCTCGCGCATCGTCCGCGTGGAGTACCGCTGCCCCGAGTGCGACAAGGTCTTCTCCTGCCCTGCAAACCTCGCCTCCCATCGCCGCTGGCACAAGccgcgcccgcccgccgccaaGGGCGgccccgagccgggccgggcacCGGCGGAGGAGCCGCCGAAGGAggcgggcggcagcggcagcgAGCGGGACACGCCGAGCCCCGGTGGCGGCTCGGAGGCGGGCTCCGAGGAGGGGCTCTTCGAGTGCCCGCGCTGCGCCAAGCGGTTCCGCCGGCAGGCCTACCTGCGCAAGCACCTGCTGGGCCACCCGGCACCGGCCCCGGGAGCGGGAACGGCCCCGGTCCCCGGTCCGGCCCTCGAGCCCGCCGCCGAGGtgccgcccgcgccgccgcccgccgagTGCCGCCTGTGCCCCGTGTGCGGGGAGACCTTCCCCAGCAAGAGCAGCCAGGAGCGACACCTGCGCCTCCTGCACGCCGCCCAGGTCTTCCCCTGCAAGTACTGCCCGGCCACCTTCTACAGCTCGCCCGGCCTCACCCGGCACATCAACAAGTGCCACCCGTCGGAGAACAGGCAGGTCATCCTGCTCCAGGTGCCGCTGCGCCCCGCCTGCTAG